The following are encoded in a window of Castanea sativa cultivar Marrone di Chiusa Pesio chromosome 5, ASM4071231v1 genomic DNA:
- the LOC142636463 gene encoding cysteine-rich receptor-like protein kinase 10 isoform X2, translating to MGIPSSSVSMHLALLSILTSLCLTSKAAQYRYHFCSNQTTFSPNSTYRSNLSHLLSFLSANSTTETGFYNTTAGQTQTPENTVYGLFLCRGDLTTNECRDCVSTATKEIVQLYCPDEKVGVIWYDECVLRYSNRSLFSVMEDEPRKVLWNFLDITERARFLQLVEKALSDLVPVAANALSGAKKFATKETKFTESQTLYSLVECTPDLSSFDCNRCLQGAIANLSKSYDGKRGGRVLSPSCNIRYEVFAFYHVQAQADAPQPKGKGKISMVIAIVIGVTVAASVVLVTLLYCFQRRKARKKFNATNEKNSGKSDGVLSYHDANEITNVESLQFDFETIEAATNKFSDDNILGEGGFGKVYKGVLPEGKEVAVKRFSMKSLQGLEEFKNEVLLIAKLQHKNLVRLFGCGIEGEEKLLIYEFMPNKSLDFFIFDPKRRSQLDWKTCNNIISGIARGLLYLHEDSRLKIIHRDLKPSNVLLDYDMIAKISDFGMARIFCENQNIASTKRVVGTYGYMAPEYALEGVFSVKSDVFSFGVILLEIISGKRNSGFYLTEHAQTLLAHAWRLWCEDKVLEFMDNFLMESCWTSEIVRCIHIGLLCVQENPNDRPTMSTVVVLLGSESIALPEPKHPAFSVDKFIQIDEFSVNELSISNIVPR from the exons ATGGGCATCCCTTCTTCCAGTGTTTCGATGCACCTAGCGCTCCTTTCCATACTCACCTCCCTATGCCTTACGAGTAAAGCAGCCCAATACCGCTACCATTTCTGTTCAAACCAAACCACTTTCTCCCCCAATAGCACCTACCGGTCTAATCTCAGCCACCTCCTCTCTTTCCTTTCCGCAAATTCCACCACTGAAACCGGTTTCTACAACACCACAGCGGGTCAAACTCAAACACCAGAGAACACAGTTTACGGCCTCTTCCTCTGCCGCGGCGACCTCACCACCAACGAGTGCCGAGACTGCGTGTCAACCGCAACCAAAGAGATTGTTCAGCTGTACTGCCCAGATGAAAAAGTGGGTGTGATATGGTATGATGAATGTGTGTTACGCTACTCAAATCGATCCTTGTTCTCCGTCATGGAAGACGAGCCGAGAAAGGTTCTGTGGAACTTTTTGGATATAACAGAGAGAGCTCGCTTCCTTCAGCTAGTGGAAAAAGCATTGAGTGACTTGGTGCCAGTGGCCGCAAATGCTTTGTCCGGTGCTAAAAAGTTCGCTACCAAAGAAACCAAATTTACCGAATCGCAAACGCTATACAGCCTTGTGGAGTGTACCCCTGACCTATCCAGCTTTGATTGCAATAGGTGTCTTCAGGGAGCCATAGCTAACTTGTCCAAATCTTATGATGGAAAGAGAGGGGGTCGAGTTCTGTCTCCTAGTTGTAACATTAGGTATGAAGTTTTCGCGTTTTACCATGTACAAGCTCAAGCTGATGCCCCACAACCAAAAG GAAAAGGCAAAATCTCAATGGTAATAGCTATCGTTATTGGTGTTACAGTTGCTGCGTCTGTGGTGCTAGTCACTCTGCTTTACTGTTTCCAAAGGAGGAAAGCAAGAAAGAAGTTCAATGCTACAAACGAAAAGAATTCTGGGAAATCTGACGGCGTCCTAAGTTATCATG ATGCAAATGAAATAACGAATGTAGAATCCTTGCAATTTGATTTTGAGACAATTGAAGCTGCCACAAACAAATTCTCGGATGACAACATACTTGGTGAAGGTGGATTTGGTAAAGTTTACAAG GGTGTGCTACCTGAAGGGAAGGAAGTAGCAGTTAAAAGGTTCTCAATGAAGTCATTGCAAGGCTTAGAGGAATTCAAAAATGAGGTCCTACTTATTGCAAAACTTCAACACAAAAATCTTGTGAGGCTATTCGGATGTGGCATAGAGGGAGAGGAAAAGCTGCTTATATATGAGTTCATGCCTAACAAAAGcctagatttttttatttttg ATCCAAAAAGACGCTCACAACTTGATTGGAAGACTTGCAATAACATTATTAGTGGGATTGCCAGAGGACTTCTTTATCTTCATGAGGACTCCCGACTTAAAATCATTCATAGGGATTTAAAGCCTAGCAATGTGTTGTTGGACTATGACATGATTGCCAAAATATCAGATTTTGGAATGGCGAGGATCTTTTGTGAAAACCAGAATATAGCTAGCACCAAAAGAGTTGTAGGAACATA TGGATATATGGCTCCAGAATATGCATTGGAAGGAGTATTTTCTGTGAAGTCCGATGTCTTCAGCTTTGGTGTAATCTTGCTTGAGATTATTAGTGGGAAAAGGAATAGTGGTTTCTACCTTACAGAACATGCCCAGACACTCCTCGCACAT GCATGGAGACTCTGGTGTGAGGATAAAGTGTTAGAGTTTATGGACAACTTCTTGATGGAATCATGTTGGACATCAGAAATTGTAAGGTGCATACATATTGGACTTTTGTGCGTGCAGGAAAATCCAAACGACAGACCCACAATGTCGACTGTGGTAGTTCTGCTGGGAAGTGAATCAATAGCCCTTCCTGAACCAAAACACCCTGCATTCTCTGTGGATAAATTCATTCAGATTGATGAATTCTCTGTAAATGAGCTTAGCATTTCTAACATTGTACCACGATGA
- the LOC142636463 gene encoding cysteine-rich receptor-like protein kinase 10 isoform X1: MGIPSSSVSMHLALLSILTSLCLTSKAAQYRYHFCSNQTTFSPNSTYRSNLSHLLSFLSANSTTETGFYNTTAGQTQTPENTVYGLFLCRGDLTTNECRDCVSTATKEIVQLYCPDEKVGVIWYDECVLRYSNRSLFSVMEDEPRKVLWNFLDITERARFLQLVEKALSDLVPVAANALSGAKKFATKETKFTESQTLYSLVECTPDLSSFDCNRCLQGAIANLSKSYDGKRGGRVLSPSCNIRYEVFAFYHVQAQADAPQPKGKGKISMVIAIVIGVTVAASVVLVTLLYCFQRRKARKKFNATNEKNSGKSDGVLSYHADANEITNVESLQFDFETIEAATNKFSDDNILGEGGFGKVYKGVLPEGKEVAVKRFSMKSLQGLEEFKNEVLLIAKLQHKNLVRLFGCGIEGEEKLLIYEFMPNKSLDFFIFDPKRRSQLDWKTCNNIISGIARGLLYLHEDSRLKIIHRDLKPSNVLLDYDMIAKISDFGMARIFCENQNIASTKRVVGTYGYMAPEYALEGVFSVKSDVFSFGVILLEIISGKRNSGFYLTEHAQTLLAHAWRLWCEDKVLEFMDNFLMESCWTSEIVRCIHIGLLCVQENPNDRPTMSTVVVLLGSESIALPEPKHPAFSVDKFIQIDEFSVNELSISNIVPR; the protein is encoded by the exons ATGGGCATCCCTTCTTCCAGTGTTTCGATGCACCTAGCGCTCCTTTCCATACTCACCTCCCTATGCCTTACGAGTAAAGCAGCCCAATACCGCTACCATTTCTGTTCAAACCAAACCACTTTCTCCCCCAATAGCACCTACCGGTCTAATCTCAGCCACCTCCTCTCTTTCCTTTCCGCAAATTCCACCACTGAAACCGGTTTCTACAACACCACAGCGGGTCAAACTCAAACACCAGAGAACACAGTTTACGGCCTCTTCCTCTGCCGCGGCGACCTCACCACCAACGAGTGCCGAGACTGCGTGTCAACCGCAACCAAAGAGATTGTTCAGCTGTACTGCCCAGATGAAAAAGTGGGTGTGATATGGTATGATGAATGTGTGTTACGCTACTCAAATCGATCCTTGTTCTCCGTCATGGAAGACGAGCCGAGAAAGGTTCTGTGGAACTTTTTGGATATAACAGAGAGAGCTCGCTTCCTTCAGCTAGTGGAAAAAGCATTGAGTGACTTGGTGCCAGTGGCCGCAAATGCTTTGTCCGGTGCTAAAAAGTTCGCTACCAAAGAAACCAAATTTACCGAATCGCAAACGCTATACAGCCTTGTGGAGTGTACCCCTGACCTATCCAGCTTTGATTGCAATAGGTGTCTTCAGGGAGCCATAGCTAACTTGTCCAAATCTTATGATGGAAAGAGAGGGGGTCGAGTTCTGTCTCCTAGTTGTAACATTAGGTATGAAGTTTTCGCGTTTTACCATGTACAAGCTCAAGCTGATGCCCCACAACCAAAAG GAAAAGGCAAAATCTCAATGGTAATAGCTATCGTTATTGGTGTTACAGTTGCTGCGTCTGTGGTGCTAGTCACTCTGCTTTACTGTTTCCAAAGGAGGAAAGCAAGAAAGAAGTTCAATGCTACAAACGAAAAGAATTCTGGGAAATCTGACGGCGTCCTAAGTTATCATG CAGATGCAAATGAAATAACGAATGTAGAATCCTTGCAATTTGATTTTGAGACAATTGAAGCTGCCACAAACAAATTCTCGGATGACAACATACTTGGTGAAGGTGGATTTGGTAAAGTTTACAAG GGTGTGCTACCTGAAGGGAAGGAAGTAGCAGTTAAAAGGTTCTCAATGAAGTCATTGCAAGGCTTAGAGGAATTCAAAAATGAGGTCCTACTTATTGCAAAACTTCAACACAAAAATCTTGTGAGGCTATTCGGATGTGGCATAGAGGGAGAGGAAAAGCTGCTTATATATGAGTTCATGCCTAACAAAAGcctagatttttttatttttg ATCCAAAAAGACGCTCACAACTTGATTGGAAGACTTGCAATAACATTATTAGTGGGATTGCCAGAGGACTTCTTTATCTTCATGAGGACTCCCGACTTAAAATCATTCATAGGGATTTAAAGCCTAGCAATGTGTTGTTGGACTATGACATGATTGCCAAAATATCAGATTTTGGAATGGCGAGGATCTTTTGTGAAAACCAGAATATAGCTAGCACCAAAAGAGTTGTAGGAACATA TGGATATATGGCTCCAGAATATGCATTGGAAGGAGTATTTTCTGTGAAGTCCGATGTCTTCAGCTTTGGTGTAATCTTGCTTGAGATTATTAGTGGGAAAAGGAATAGTGGTTTCTACCTTACAGAACATGCCCAGACACTCCTCGCACAT GCATGGAGACTCTGGTGTGAGGATAAAGTGTTAGAGTTTATGGACAACTTCTTGATGGAATCATGTTGGACATCAGAAATTGTAAGGTGCATACATATTGGACTTTTGTGCGTGCAGGAAAATCCAAACGACAGACCCACAATGTCGACTGTGGTAGTTCTGCTGGGAAGTGAATCAATAGCCCTTCCTGAACCAAAACACCCTGCATTCTCTGTGGATAAATTCATTCAGATTGATGAATTCTCTGTAAATGAGCTTAGCATTTCTAACATTGTACCACGATGA
- the LOC142637457 gene encoding cysteine-rich receptor-like protein kinase 15: protein MDKGALSAMLFFIIPLYMPKIVAAEDYLFLFCSNDFQNYTQNDLFENNLMHLLGLLPSRTSVTGFNSTSFGDTTKVYGEALCRGDINSTACKACIETASKEVLQCKNVEVVIYLELCQVRYSYQQFSIMVYAGKYPDRNNREKTISNEDPDHFNKVLKHLMNVLSDEAALNPSNKRMFATGEIQFSKNRTIYGLVQCTRDISDGFCHNCLESAIGDLKACCYSREGGIVVSRNCNVRYQLYRFYSSSSVLVTYPNSKGKKLKIWMVAMFACISTLVVLLGSCAVYCRSKKGTKQDEERNQHALLHELASPTAVAVTREGELVISEELPFIDLATIRSATDEFSDSNKLGQGGFGTVYKGTLPDGKEVAVKRLLRKSWQGLEEFKNEIILIAKLQHRNLVKLLGCGIEGEEKVLIYEYMPNRSLDIFIFDSKRSMQLDWETCYNIIGGIAKGLLYLHEDSRLKIVHRDLKPSNILLDHNMIAKISDFGMARIFCENQNTANTRRVVGTYGYMAPEYAMEGLFSIKSDVFSFGVILLEIISRKRNNRFYLTQHAPTLLAYVWRLWNEGKDLEIVDPLLMESCQTFEVQRCIQIGLLCVQEDPTDRPTMSTVVALLGRESMELSPPRQPALFVANVVPSGLSSIAPSVNELTVSIISPR, encoded by the exons ATGGACAAAGGTGCACTTTCAGCTATGCTTTTCTTCATTATACCACTGTACATGCCCAAAATTGTTGCTGCTGAAgattatctctttcttttttgttcaaatgattTCCAAAATTACACACAAAACGACCTATTTGAAAATAACCTCATGCACCTTCTTGGGTTATTGCCTTCCAGAACTTCAGTAACAGGTTTCAACAGCACCTCTTTTGGAGATACTACCAAAGTCTATGGTGAAGCACTTTGTAGAGGGGATATCAACTCCACAGCTTGTAAAGCTTGTATTGAGACTGCTAGCAAAGAAGTCTTGCAGTGCAAGAACGTAGAGGTGGTAATATATCTAGAACTTTGTCAAGTTCGCTATTCTTACCAGCAATTCTCAATTATGGTTTATGCTGGGAAGTATCCTGACAGGAATAACAGGGAGAAAACTATATCAAATGAGGACCCGGATCATTTTAATAAGGTTTTGAAGCATTTAATGAATGTCCTTTCAGATGAGGCAGCACTCAATCCTTCTAATAAGCGCATGTTTGCAACTGGggaaattcaattttctaagAACAGAACAATTTATGGTTTAGTACAGTGTACTAGGGACATTTCTGATGGATTCTGTCATAATTGTCTGGAATCTGCTATAGGCGATTTGAAGGCTTGCTGCTATTCTCGTGAAGGTGGAATTGTTGTTAGTAGGAATTGTAATGTGAGGTATCAGCTGTACAGATTCTATAGTTCCTCAAGTGTTCTAGTAACTTACCCAAATTCCAAAG ggaaaaaactgaaaatttggaTGGTTGCAATGTTTGCATGTATATCAACACTAGTGGTTCTACTTGGTTCTTGTGCTGTTTATTGCCGATCGAAAAAGGGAACAAAACAAG ATGAGGAGAGAAACCAACATGCATTATTGCACGAGTTAGCAAGCCCCACTGCAGTTGCAGTCACACGAGAAGGTGAATTGGTGATCTCCGAGGAACTACCTTTTATTGATCTAGCTACAATTAGATCAGCTACAGATGAATTTTCAGACTCAAACAAGCTTGGGCAAGGTGGATTTGGCACTGTGTACAAG GGTACGCTACCAGATGGGAAGGAAGTGGCAGTGAAAAGGTTGTTAAGAAAGTCGTGGCAAGGCTTAGAGGAATTTAAGAATGAAATCATACTAATTGCTAAACTTCAACACAGGAATCTTGTGAAGCTATTGGGATGTGGCATAGAAGGAGAGGAAAAGGTCCTCATATATGAATACATGCCCAACAGAAGCCTTGATATCTTTATTTTTG AttcaaaaagaagcatgcaacTTGATTGGGAGACATGCTATAACATTATTGGTGGGATTGCCAAAGGACTTCTATATCTTCATGAGGACTCTCGACTTAAAATCGTTCACAGGGACTTGAAGCCTAGCAATATTTTGTTGGACCATAACATGATTGCCAAAATATCAGATTTTGGCATGGCAAGGATCTTTTGTGAAAACCAAAATACAGCTAACACAAGAAGAGTTGTAGGAACATA TGGATACATGGCTCCAGAGTATGCAATGGAAGGACTATTTTCTATAAAATCAGATGTTTTCAGCTTTGGTGTGATCTTGCTTGAGATTATTAGCAGGAAAAGGAATAACCGCTTCTACCTAACACAGCATGCCCCAACACTCCTTGCATAT GTATGGAGACTATGGAATGAAGGAAAAGATTTGGAAATTGTGGACCCTTTGTTGATGGAATCATGCCAGACATTCGAAGTCCAAAGATGCATTCAAATCGGACTTTTGTGTGTGCAAGAAGATCCTACAGATAGGCCTACCATGTCCACTGTGGTGGCTCTTCTAGGAAGGGAATCAATGGAACTTTCACCACCAAGACAACCTGCACTTTTTGTTGCTAATGTGGTTCCAAGTGGTCTGTCTTCAATAGCTCCTTCTGTAAATGAACTTACTGTTTCTATTATTTCACCACGATGA
- the LOC142633236 gene encoding cysteine-rich receptor-like protein kinase 19, with protein MLSRMIQLLKLCSFLALIYELACADPLNDPPDELCSSTSNYTAGSPFENNLKKDLFLSLSSNSSFKKFYNTSSGNDPDRVYGLYMCFNYVNGSDCQSCVSLATTDIVKLCPNSKEAFVGEEFCQFRYSNQNFFGQLDVRGNIPKQNEKNISEPQLFKGVVNNVLSNLAKKAAFDPNMYATREEPFNDETIYALVQCGTDLSANQCNSCLQKAISDIQTCCYFSVGARLFSRSCYLRYEFYNFYKVSPSSTKSSVRKIWMIIILTVVPVCLVVVLIAIVFRLAMNNKSKKRKNEIATQGSIFCTVPDQHNADFQHQNFQGRNDQQDQEFPYFDFASISAATDNFSDSNKLGEGGFGTVYKGILSDGKQVAVKRLSGCSEQGSREFTTEVLLIMKVQHKNLVKLLGFCIDREEKLLIYEYMLNSSLDYSLCDANRRKQLNWSRRINIINGIARGLLYLHEDSRLRIIHRDLKPSNVLLDNDMNPKISDFGMARIIEGNEREADTTKIVGTYGYMAPEYAMNGLYSIKSDVYSFGVLLLEIITGIRNAGFHQSKRAPSLLAYAWKLWNEGKGLELMDPLLTNSCSSDEFLRYIHIGLLCVQEDAYYRPTMLSVVQMLKGQTVTLCQPERPAFSVGRFTDHYETNPDSCSVNGLTCSGVLPR; from the exons ATGCTTTCAAGAATGATTCAATTGCTTAAGCTTTGTTCTTTTCTAGCTCTCATTTACGAACTTGCTTGTGCTGACCCTCTTAATGATCCTCCTGATGAGCTTTGTTCAAGCACTAGTAATTACACGGCAGGTAGTCCTTTTGAAAATAACCTCAAGAAAGATCTCTTCCTATCTTTATCTTCaaattcttcttttaaaaagttCTACAACACTTCTTCTGGAAACGACCCAGATAGAGTTTATGGACTGTATATGTGCTTCAACTACGTAAATGGAAGCGACTGCCAGAGCTGTGTAAGCCTTGCAACAACAGATATTGTGAAGCTCTGTCCGAACAGTAAGGAAGCATTTGTAGGGGAGGAATTTTGCCAATTTCGCTACTCGAATCAAAATTTCTTTGGCCAATTGGATGTCAGAGGAAACATTCccaaacaaaatgaaaagaatatttcAGAGCCACAATTGTTCAAAGGTGTTGTAAACAATGTATTGAGTAACCTTGCGAAAAAGGCAGCTTTTGATCCTAACATGTATGCTACTCGAGAAGAACCTTTTAATGATGAAACAATCTATGCTCTAGTGCAGTGCGGTACTGACTTGTCTGCAAATCAATGTAACTCATGCCTACAGAAGGCTATATCAGATATTCAAACATGCTGCTATTTCTCTGTTGGTGCAAGACTTTTTAGTCGTAGTTGCTATTTGCGCTATGAGTTCTACAACTTCTATAAAGTTTCACCTTCTTCCACAAAGA GTAGTGTGAGGAAAATATGGATGATCATAATCTTGACGGTTGTACCAGTATGCCTTGTGGTAGTACTGATTGCTATCGTTTTCAGGCTTGCAATgaataacaaaagcaaaaaaa GGAAGAATGAAATTGCAACTCAAGGATCTATTTTTTGTACCGTTCCTGACCAACATAATGCTGACTTTCAGCACCAAAATTTTCAAGGAAGAAATGATCAGCAAGATCAAGAATTCCCTTACTttgattttgcatccataagTGCAGCTACTGACAACTTCAGTGATTCAAATAAGCTAGGAGAAGGGGGCTTTGGCACTGTTTACAAG GGTATACTGAGTGATGGAAAGCAAGTAGCAGTGAAAAGGCTTTCCGGTTGTTCTGAACAAGGTTCAAGGGAATTCACCACTGAAGTTCTGCTCATTATGAAAGTTCAACACAAAAATCTTGTCAAGCTTTTAGGTTTCTGCATAGACAGGGAGGAAAAGCTGCTTATCTATGAATACATGCTGAATAGCAGCCTAGATTACTCTCTCTGTG ATGCAAATAGACGAAAGCAACTCAATTGGAGCAGACGAATTAATATCATAAATGGAATTGCTCGGGGATTACTTTATCTTCACGAGGATTCTCGACTTAGAATAATTCATAGGGACCTAAAACCTAGCAATGTTTTGTTGGATAATGACATGAACCCAAAGATTTCAGATTTTGGGATGGCAAGAATAATTGAAGGAAATGAACGTGAAGCTGATACTACTAAAATAGTTGGGACATA TGGATACATGGCTCCAGAATATGCTATGAATGGATTATATTCCATAAAGTCTGATGTTTATAGCTTTGGAGTTCTCTTGCTTGAGATCATAACTGGGATAAGGAATGCCGGATTCCATCAATCAAAACGTGCTCCTAGCCTCCTAGCATAT GCATGGAAATTATGGAATGAAGGAAAAGGATTGGAGTTGATGGATCCTTTATTGACTAATTCATGTTCTTCGGATGAATTTTTGAGATACATTCATATTGGTTTACTATGTGTTCAAGAAGATGCATATTACAGGCCAACAATGCTCTCTGTTGTCCAAATGCTTAAAGGTCAAACTGTGACACTTTGTCAACCTGAACGACCCGCTTTCTCTGTGGGGAGATTCACTGATCACTATGAAACAAATCCTGACAGCTGTTCAGTCAATGGCTTAACATGTTCAGGTGTTTTGCCTCGATGA